CAACATCTTGGTCTGCCGCAGACGATCCAAGTCTGACTCATGTGAGCTGCGCAACAGACGAAGATCATCTTCGTGATCTTGTTTCAAGCTGGAAATTTTCAACTCGTAGTCAGTTTTTAGTTGCTCCAACTTATCTGTGTAGTGTGCCTTCATATCTGTATTCTCTAACTTCAAGCGGTCCTCCACTGCAGCTAAGTGCTGCTCTAACACTTTTAGCTGCTTTCTGAAACAAAAAAGTATGTGAGTATAATATCGCAATTAAGCCCCCGCTACTTACTTATAAGAGCTCTCGATCATCTCAATTTCCTGCTCGTAATTAACTTTCATGTTCGCTACAAGCTCCTCCAGGCGCTGTTTCTCTAGCAGGTTGCGCTTCACATCTAACTGAAGCTCCAACAGATGCTCCTGCAATCCATCCTTCACAGGCTCTGCCTGCTGGGGCTTGGGAGCTATAGTATCCACAATCAGTAGCTCTGTTGAACCACATTCGTCTTTGCCCCTTGCTGGCTGACTCATCATGAGttgcaaatgcatatttatgcgttcctgttgcatttttatgtgttCCTCCatctgttgctgtcgctgcagctgttgctgcaatagAGTCTGAAACTTTTGATCCTGTAGGTCCTGCTTGCGCTGCATATCCACCAAGGCACGCTCCTGGCTTTTCATTTGAGCAGCAATCACTAACTGCGCCTCCTGTTGTTGTAGGGCACTGTAATTGTGGCTGCTCTCCATTTGCAAAGTGTTGAGCATGAGTATTTTCTGAGCTGTGGTATCCGCAGACGGCTCTGCGACGTAATTCGCGTCCGGCATACGCTCACTTGGTGCCTTTGGGGTAGCTGATTGCGGCTGCTCCTTAACTGGCTGCGGACTATGTGGCGTGGCAGGACGTTCTAGCTCTaactcagctgcagctggtgcTGGACCTGTCTCTGCAGCAAGACCTAATCCAAGCCAGTCGGCTGTGCTGCGCTTCTTTGACACGGGCGTGGACATGCCGGACACCGTGGCATTTGTGTCTTTGTCTTTTCCAAAGAGACCCAAAGGATCCGCATTAAAATTGGCTGAACTTCGTCTACCCGCGCCTGCTGATGTCTTAGGACGAGCCTGTGAATTATCCGTTGTAGTGTCAGTGGATTGGCGGGACATGGAGGGCTTGGCTGTAGATGGCCTCTTGGTAGCCTCATTACCGTTCACAATGTCATCAAATATATTACGTTTAGTGTCAGCAGCACCCAGCAAATCGTCCAGGAGACTTTTTCTGGCAGCGCCACCACTTTTGGGACGTTTGGGATCAAATCCcagatcatcatcatcagcatcgtCCATGGATAGTGAAGGCTTCTGTTTGACAATGCGCGGTGTACTCGCTGCCATTGGCTTGGTGCTTGGCTGTGGAGTCTGCACGTCGGCCTCAGTTTCCTCTTTTATGCCAAAAAGGTCTTCGAGCTTACCTTTGGGCTTGTTTGTCTTGGGCAACTTCTTTGTACCGGGAGTCTCGAAAAAGCTGTCGTTGTCTAAGCTATTATCGCTGAGTAAGTCAGCGAGTGGATCGTcgctaaaattcattttaataaactttcaaCGACACATATTCTGGATTTGCTAAATTTGATGTAAATTACAGGAACTGTCAAACGTTGCTTAGTAACGGAACTTGGTATTTTTAGTGCATTAATTCACACTCGGTGTGTACACACTGCGACACTTTGTTTTTACAAAGTGTGTATACACTGCtctatttgaatttgaaaaacaaacacgatttaaacaaaaatgatttaaattaactcatttatttaattattacacGGTAGGACCTAGTTCATAGAATTGATCGGCAGCTCCAGTTGCGATATTCCTGTGCACTCAAAGCACCGTGCAATGAGATGATTGACACAACGATGTTCCAAGCATTGTTGGCAACGGGAACGAACCTTTGATTCTCGCTTTGTGAGAGTGCAGGGCCTGCAACGTCGCCGTCCACCCAAAGCCACGTTATGTGGCAATGCAACATGGCTCAAGCTTGTGGCGCCCACATTTTGGGAAAGCCTTGCCGCGCTAGAAGCCTCGCTTAGCAGACGTTGACTGGACAAACCTAAAATCTCACATATTTGCAAACGTATTGCGAGCGTTGTGGAACGTCGCTGGAGGCGTCgttgtagcagctgctgcataagAAAAAGTCCCAACTGCCGCTGAAAGTCTCGTTGCTCCATGTTAGCATCACCTTTACTTGAAAGCCGTAAAAGTATCCACGCATTCACCGAAGCTACGTTTAacataaaatagaaaagaTCAAGGAACTGTCCAGCACTCGTCCGGCTAGACAAACTCTGTGGTAAAGCCTTGTCTGTGCTATATCTGTAGCAGAGATCATAAAACTGTGCGCATACTTGTTTGGTGTGCTGTTGAATCTGTAGAGAGTTCGCTACTGTACTTAAACCACAGGAAAGCAGTGTAAAGTCTGATTGTTGTATTAGACGCTTGCCTCCACAATGAAGCATGCCAGTACCAGACCTATATTTCGGATAATCCGCTGCTTGAGGTGTACAAATGCTGCTCAGCTGACAGTTCAGCAACTGCTCACAAATACTTAAGCTGGCGAAGCTCTTGCCAAGCGTAATATTCCGTCCTGTAGTTTTATAATCGCAGATGagatgcattaattttttggtTTGTGGTATTTCCCGACTGTTGTCCAGCGCATTAGTCATGTACATAGTCTTGGCGTCGCAACAGAGTGTTAGATGCGTGTGCTCCTCATGTTGACTGGGGGGCAGCTCATCCACACATAGCCAACCGCTAGCACCATAATAGGAGCGGCAATTTATCAACAGCTTCTGCCACAGACGCTGCTGCACATTGCAACTATTCTCCGGAAGCTTACTCAGGCACTGGGTTATGAATTCAAAGCGTACCAGGGTCATAGAAGCACGAAAGACGGCATTGCCGAGCTCTAAAGTCCAGAGCTCCTCCAATGGACCATTGTACTGGGCATTGCGAAACACACCGCATAGATAGGTTAAGCCTAACCAGGCGCGTAGCTCGGTCAGATCTACAGGCCGGTTTTTGCTACGGTGCTGGCGCTGGTGTTCGTTTACCAGGCCCAAGAGTAGACGCATCATTTCATCGTCAAACAACAGTATCCAGCACTCAATAGCATTGCTAGCGTTACGCGCTGGTCCCTTGCCGCAGGCCTGTTGTGTCGGCAGTAACAGCTCTTCATTTGCAGCAGTCTGAGCATTACGTTCTAAACTCCAGCTAACTCCATTTCTAGAGGTGTAGCTGCCACTATTGCTTGAAGGGCGTCCTCGTTTTCCGCGCATTTTAGCAGGTCTAAGCAACGCCTCCGATAGTTGCTCCTCACTAAGCAGTATATCTTCATCCTTAAACAGCCAGGGAAAGTTTGACACGACATCTGCTGTTTCCTGCAGTGGATCCGAATAAGCATGTAGATCGTCATCAGCTTGTGCTGTGCTCTTAAGTTCCATGTCCTGTACTTCCTCCAGCTCGTTTTCACTGCTTTTTATGTTTGACAACAGCTGCTCGTCTAGCACACAGTCAATTTCATTAGATTCGTTCATTGTTCACTTTAGCATTGTTTATATACCCatgatttgtttacatttaagcGATAGATTTTCGATTAGCATTACAGTAAAGTTATCGTTTCTTTGCGCATCGTTGACGCAGTGGGCAACCAGTAAAaggtaaacaatttgtaaattggtTAAGAATGAGTAACATTTACATTCAGGAGCCCCCAACCTCGGGCAAAGTGCTGCTTAAGACTTCTGTAGGCGACATAGACATTGAACTTTGGACCAGAGAGTGCCCAAAAGCATGTCGCAACTTCATTCAGCTCTGCATGGAGGGCTACTACAATGGCACAACATTTCACCGACTGGTCAAGGGCTTCATTGTCCAAGGAGGAGATCCGAATGGCGATGGCACTGGCGGGGAATCCATTTACGGGCATCCTTTTAAAGATGAATTCCATTCACGATTACGTTATTCACGACGCGGCTTGGTGGGCATGGCAAATTCTGGAAAAGATGATAATGCATCGCAGTTCTTCTTTACCTTTGCGCCAACGCCTGAGTTGGAAAATAAGAACACGCTATTTGGCAAAGTAACAGGCGATACGGTTTACAACATGCTAAAGCTAGAGGAGGGCATTGTCGATCATCAAGAGCGACCAATGTATTCACATCGCATTATATCTGCGGAGGTGCTTAGCAATCCGTTTAATGACATTGTGCCTCGTGCATTGACAAAAGCAGATACAAAGCcgaaaaagagcaaaaaacaaaaggaagGAGTCAAGTAAGTATACATTTAAGTTTTACTTCCGttttttcattgctttatttttctaaCCAGAAATTTCGGATTACTTTCCTTTGGCGAAGAGGCCGAGGGGGACGAAGAAGAAACAACCATATtcgttaaaaaaaatgctggcAAAGCCAAGTCTTTGCATGATGTAGCAGATGATCCTAAACTAAGTAAGGAAGCAATCAAAGTGCCCAAATTAGAACGCGCAATAAGCGAGGAACAACTCTCTGATGATTGTAATGAACCTACACCAAAACTAACAACTAATCCCACcgatattaaaaacaaactcgCTAGTGCAACCAGCAAGAAAATAGAGAAACCCATCAAACATAAAGTGGTTAAAAGCGACCCGGAAGAGGACGACGAAAAAGACATTCTGCTGACTCAAGAGCAGgaacaaaatcaaaagaattTGAAAGAAAAGTATGTTGATAGATTTGTCTTATTATCTAATAATTTACTCAATCTTAACTTATTGAAGATCAAAAATACGTGAAGAGATTGCGAGTCTAAAGCGGCAGTATCAAACGGATAAGATGACCAAGGATAAGTTCCTAGAAAAAGAAGCTGAGAAAAACTCAAAAAGTACTGATATTAAAGGAGCAAGTGATAATCAATATATACACGACTTTATACAGTCTAAGGAACTCTACACTACCAAGTCCAAAAGTACACTAAAAGGGCAAAATAGGTAAGTGATAAAATTCTTACAGAATATGAAATGTTATaatcaattttcttttagGGAGGACTTTACCTTGAGCATATTATCTAAGTTTAAATCAAAGCTTGGTAActtcaaaaataaatctagTTCTGAGACCACTAAAGAGGAGCCCTCTAATTTGGACGAAGCTGAACTTGAAAAGGAAATCGCCAGCGACGATTGGCTTGCTCacaacttaaattttaataacgaTGTACCTGTACTGGCCAAAGATGCTTCCACAAAAGGTGACGACTGGTATGATGCCTACGATCCACGAAATCCTCTCAACAAACGAAAACGCGGTGCTGATAAAAGCCACAAATCCAGCAGCTCTAAATCGTCGAAGcgaaataattgaataaactACATTATGATTTTGATACCCGATAGTCttttacattatatatatttgatagttttaaatatataacacaATTGGCGGTACCTTTTTAGTTCTGTGTGCTACCCATAAGGAACTTGTTTTAATATCTTTCTATTAATCGACCAACCACCACAATTGTGTATGATGACACTCACTTGTTTGGCTGTTATTActggaaacaaaaaaaacgaacTCAAGGTGAAGTAGCAATTTGGCTTAAAATTCAGGTAATTGCTTTAAAGTATTTCCTTCAAATTAAGTGAAAATCTAATTAGAAACATTGCgtcatatgtataaataataagcagacAATAAGAGTTCTTATAGAAGAATTATTTTGCGTCACCGAAagattattgattttattggacatttgttttcattgtcGTCACAGCTACCCAGACACTTTACTGCACTGTGCGCGGGGGCAGGGGCAAGGTAAGGCTGTTTTAGTCACCAACTCcaaaagagaaaagaaaaaaaacagtaGCCACAATGAGTGCGAAAAGTAGACGCCCTGGTACAGCCAATAGCCAAACTCCCAACGAGTGTGTGCAGGTGGTGGTGCGATGCAGGCCGCTAAGCAATCGCGAGATCTCAGAGGGTTCTCCGGAAGTGGTTAACGTATATCCCAATCGCGGAGTGGTGGAGTTGCAAAACCTTGTGGACGCTAATAAAGAGCAACGCAAGATATTCACCTATGATGCGGCTTATGATGCGACTGCATGCCAGACTACAATCTATCATGAAGTCGTATTTCCACTGGTAAGCTCTGTGCTAGAGGGCTTTAATGGCTGCATATTCGCCTATGGCCAAACAGGCACGGGCAAAACGTTCACAATGGAAGGAGCGCGGGGCAATGATAAATTGATGGGCATTATACCCCGCACCTTTGAGCAAATTTGGCTGCACATCAATCGCACGGAGAACTTTCAGTTTCTGGTTGATGTGTCCTACTTGGAGATCTACATGGAAGAACTGCGCGATCTACTGAAGCCCAACTCTAAGCATCTAGAGGTACGTGAACGCGGCTCTGGTGTCTATGTGCCCAACTTGCATGCTATCAACTGCAAAAGCGTCGACGATATGATGAACATTATGAAGGTGGGCAACAAAAACCGCACCGTGGGCTTCACCAACATGAACGAGCACAGCTCGCGGTAAGTTTGTCGCTTTattaaatgtgaaaattagcattattattactatttaaCTTGTAGCTCGCACGCCATATTCATGATCAAGATTGAGATGTGCGACACTGAGACAAACACCATCAAGGTAGGAAAGCTAAATCTCATAGATTTAGCAGGCAGTGAACGTCAGTCGAAGACAGGTGCCTCAGCGGAACGACTGAAGGAAGCAAGCAAAATTAACTTGGCATTGTCCTCTCTCGGTAATGTTATCTCTGCGCTTGCGGAAAGGTCGCCACATGTGCCGTATCGTGACTCAAAGCTGACACGCCTGCTGCAGGACTCACTGGGCGGCAACTCCAAGACAATAATGATTGCAAACATCGGCCCCtccaactacaactacaatgAGACGCTGACAACGTTGCGATATGCGCAGCGTGCTAAAAACATACAGAACCAGCCGATTAAGAACGAAGATCCACAGGACGCTAAGCTCAAGGAATACCAGGAGGAGATCGAGCGACTTAAACGTCTTATTGctccgcaacaacaacagcgcagcgAAAagctggcggcagcagctaaaaagcgTGTTAAGAAACCCAAACGTGAACCTGTGCCAGCTGGTTTGACGcaggaacagcaacagcaggctgAAGAGGAGCGAGGCGACAGCGAGATAGAGCAGTCCGAGCCCGAATCCGATAAAGAGAACGAGGCGGAAGTGGCCAAATCCAATGAGCAGCTAGAGCGTGAGCGCGTCGAGAATGCCAAGCTAGCCGCCAAACTAGCCGAACTGGAGGGTCAACTGGTGCGTGGCGGTAAGAACCTATTGGATACCTACAGTGAACGGCAAATAGAGCTGGAGAAGAAGTTGGTGGAGATAGCAGAGCGCAAGAAGCGTGAAATTGAAATACAGCAACAGCTGGAGCTACAAGAGGAAACGACGCTGGAGATACGCGAACGCAACGTATCCTTGGAGCAAGAGGTTGAGCTAAAGAAGCGCAAGTTGTCCAAATGCTACGCCAAGTATCTAGCGCTGCAGCAGGAGCTAAATGATTGCAAACACGACCACAATCAGGATCTGCGCGAGCTAGAGATGGCACAGAATGAGCTAGTCAAGGAGCTAAAGCGCCAGCTGCTCATTATTGACAACTTTGTGCCCATCGAGGTGAAACAACGTCTATACACGCAAGCCAAGTACGATGAGGAGCAGGAAGAATGGAAGTTTGCCTCGCTACCGCTCCCATTGCCCAACGCCGATGGCAAATTTAGCAGCAAGCGACCCGTCTCGCATCCACAGCGTCGCCGGCCAACATCCGAGCATGCGCTGCAGGAGGCCAAGTCTCATTCGGCCAGCGCGCTGCGCTTCAAGAGCGAAAACATTGTCAGCTACGAGTTGGAAATGCCCTGTCGCACCACGCAGGAGTACCGCACGCCCAAGGTATCCGCCTCATTGCAGGCTGTGCTAGCTCAGGCTATGCAAACTGGCGATGACATCGACATTGTTGATTCCCACACAAATTCGCTGCGTCATCGCCTGGAGAACATTATCAACGGCAATGCGAATGCTGGCTCcggcacagctgctgcaggcaaTGCCCCAGCCGCTCCAGCTGCGGTTAACGGCGTGCGTAATGTCAAGTCCAGTCGCATTGGCCAGCCTGGATCCGCCCTCGACTCCAATCGCCGCCCACCCACAGGTCGTGTGCAGCCCAAGAAGCCAGCTTCCGCGTATCCCAAGGCCCGTGGACTGGTTAACAAGTAGTCCACtacaactacacacacacacacacacacacacactaacacacatacactaacCAAAGCTCTCATAGTCACAGTCACATGTCACATGCACATGTAAAATCTAAGACAGGAATCACAGTCGAATCTATATTTTAAACTAGCATCTTAAGTTAAGCACAGTTCGCAGACTCCTTAGCCCAATCTACACACACTAAGCGcttttttaaaaagtatttatgcattttgttatttagttaAGCTACCTACAgtcttatttgttattgtttgctttaattctCTTTACTTAATTTTTCCAGTTTAATGTCAGTCAGTTAATTCTTGtgcaatttaagcttaagttagacgctttttaattgttcattattattattattatttttagtacaaGCAGTTCAGTTGaacatataaatcaaaataaagcaactcAAAACGAATATTCCTTGCATTTCAATTCACCAATTACTTTTATAAATGTCAACAATTCGatttatagttaataaatGCAGCAGGCCACAATACTTGAACACTTCTTGGAACTCTTGTCACACATTACTTGATAACCTTGAGAGAGCGTCCGACCTCAATGAAAGCAGCAATGGCATGATCAATTTCAGCCTCCGTATGAGCAGCGGAGATCTGAACTCGTATGCGTGCTTTGCCCTCTGGCACCACCGGGTAACTGAAGCCAATTACATAAATGCCACGAGCTAGaatcaaacatatatataaatgaattaaacaaatgtaagtCACTTGGAGCTCACTCAGCATTTCATCGGCAAAGGTTGAGGCTAAGCGCGCATCGCCCAGCATGACGGGACAGATGGGATGATTTTCGCCGGCAATGGTGAAGCCAGCCTTGGTCATAGCCTCGCGGAATCGCTGTGTATTGCTCTGCACGCGTTGGGTTAGTTCACTGGAGCTGAGCAGCATATCCATGACCTTTAGGCCCACGCCGACTACAGCGGGTGGCAGCGTATTGGAGAATAGATATGGCCGCGATTTCTGGCGCAGGAAGGAGATGAGCTCGGCGGGACCGGTTGTGTAACCACCTGAGGCACCACCCAAAGCCTTGCCCAGCGTAGAGTTGATAATATCCACCTCGCCCATAACATTGTCATACTCCTCCGTGCCGCGACCCGTGGCGCCAAAGAAGCCCGTCGCATGGCATTCATCCACAAAGACCAGCGCGTTGTACTTCTTGGCCAGCTCGACAATGCGTGCCAGCGGCGCTATATTGCCGTCCATGGAGAACACACCATCGGTGGCAATCAGTTTGAGGCGTGCGTCCGTAgaacgcagctgctgctccagatCAGCCAAGTTGCGATGCTTATAACGTTGCTTCTTGGCCTTGCAGAGGCGTATGCCATCAATAATGGACGCGTGGTTCAGTTCGTCCGAGAACACCGCATCCTCGGGCGTTAGTATGGCTTCAAAAATACCCGCATTGGCATCAAAACAGGATGCATAGAGTATGGTATCCTCGCGTCCATGGAACTGTGCTATCTTTTGTTCCAATTTCTTATGAATGTCCTGCGTGCCGCAGATGAATCGCACTGAGCTGAGTCCAGCACCATATTCCGACAATAGCTGCTGACTGTACTTCACTATCTCCGGATTGTTCTgattcacaaaaaaaaaaagttaagcaagtGTAAagtaaattactttttaattaacttactGCCAGTCCTAAATAGTTGTTGGCACAAAAGTTGAGTATTTTCTTATCGCTGCCCTGCACCGTTATTTGCGTGCTCTGCGAGGATGTTATGATGCGCTCCGCCTTAAAGGTGCCCGCCTCCTTGATGCCGCTCAACTGGTTGCCGAGCACTTCGCGCAGCTGGGACTGTGCTGCGGCGCTGTACTGACGCACTTGATCCACAGCTGTTGcaagtaaaagttttaaataaattgctcttGCATAATGTCAATTACTCAAAACCCACCGCTGCGCGACAATATCTTTGAAAAAACTGACATTatgtggcgtatacttaatatggcGTATGCTCAATTTATAGAAAAACGACAAGCACACAAGTTGCCGCTCACTCAACGTCTTGCTTGGAACTGCGAACGCCACACGCGCTAACAGCCGATCCAACCAGCCCctgaaaaattataacaaatcaTAACAACAACTAGTTTGTTGGCGACCATTTGTTGTTTTCCcgatttataaatacatagtGCATATAGCTATGTACATAAGCATATGTATGGAATTGTGAGCGTGCGTACAACattcatttgttgctaaattgatttaatttactttcattttcgttgtcatggctgctgctgttgccggcacttaaatctaattttttcaaaaaatgcacttgaaaaaattattgtgtATAAATACATTATTCAGTGAAAATTTGGATTCTAAAagctataattaatataacgCACTTccttttgatttaattttaaattaattaatcaattcgAATACAtgattaagcaatttaaataacaattctAACGCCTACCGCACTGATATATCCAAATCACTAGAGTATTATTAATGCAGATTACACTCAAGGTCACTGTCAGTTGGTTTTTATGTTTAGCACagattaaacaaatatttccaCAGGCCATAGCAAATTAGTTCAGTtcgattttatattaatattgaacTCTATTGATAAACATGGCTGAGTTCAGTATTAAACTAAGCTGATAAGAAAGATTTGCATTCAAATCGTAATGCACGTGTttacaataaaatcaaacagtaataattaattgctccctaacaacaattatagcaaaaaaaaaataatgactACGTATGTacatgttattgttattaataaaaatataaatggaaacataactatttaaatgaaaaatttaataaaataaaataaaatttcgtATTGACAGGTTCTACCGAGATTTGAACTCGGATCGCTGGATTCAAAGTCCAGAGTGCTAACCATTACACCATAGAACCGCACAGCTGAGCGTTGAATTTCTACCAAacagttcacacacacacacacacattcgaaAGATCTTTTTGATAAATGTGAGTATGCGTGTCTTTGGGGGTGTGTTATCGTTCTTTAATAATGGGAAATAtttgacaaatattttagctaataCAGAAAACTAACTGTAAgtgttaaattgttgcactaatgcttttttattttcctaATGTTTGAGTAAAGCAACTGTAAGTGAAATGTGCCAAGACACATAACTGAACGCCAGccgaatattttatttttatataaaatttcccAACTTTTTAGCTAATGTGTATAagcgcatacatatgtatgtttggcACTAATATGTTTAACAAAACAAGCTGTTTAATCTGACTAGATATCGTTTTGGATATAACATATTGCGAGCATTGAAAGATAAATCGTGCTTAGCggtttcaaataattttatcagCTGCTTGTACTTACCAGCCGCTCTGGAAACGCCCCCACTGGAGATCCCTATATAAATGGAGGCAAACAGTGGTGCAGCTTTTAGtttgtacattttaaataaacgtTTCGGTTCGGGATTAtagtttaacaacaaaatcaagtgTCCATTTATAAACTGTGTgcgcaaaaaatgcaaatatcttAAGGATGTGTGTGATAAACAgcattgttgcaacttgttgtctgttgttggTTTCTGTAGTGAATTTGCCGCCAATAGTTGATGCTGAAGATGCGGCACAAGCATTACTACATGCAAAGGATGATGGCACTCTATACTTTGAGTCAGCCGCTGATCAGAATATAACATTTCGCCTAATGGGCGAGGCTTCCACGCTACTGATGAATGACACCAATCTAGTCTCATTATTGCAACGCCGCCAGCATTCGTTCGCTCGCGCAGCGTTCTCCGTTCTCCTCGGACGGCCGCTGCTGTCGCTGGATGCACTCAAGGAACAATTTCGTGGCGTTCGACGCGATCTTCAGCGCTTGACCCGAAGGTTTAGCATTATGTCCAATGGCACTCGCCGCACACAACGTGAGCTACGACGGGCTCTTCAACGCGTTCAGACTCTGAATGAGGCGCTGAACATTTTAGAAAGCAAAGCATCAGTGGATGACTGCAAGTCGAATCCTTGCAAGAATGGTGGCAGCTGCTACGATGCCTTCAGAGGCTTCCAATGCTTCTGTACCGCGAGCTGGCAAGTGAGTTATGCAAAGGGTGGGCGTCTCTCATAGATCtccataaaaatgtaattatggGGCGTTCACTATGTTATCTTTTGCACAAAACTGTATtgacaataattatttttgatgttggaatttgtttttaaacttaaaacgatatagcaaaaatatttaagagctTCTTACATTTCTAGCTATAGCCTTTAGCTATAAATGCGATCAGTCATAAAAAGAATCGAAAAAAATGTTATCGTGAAATTAATCAAAGAAAATGGACGCCAGCCAAAATCAAttggaaaaaatataaaaagcgcTGAGGCAAAATGTCTTTTCGGTACTACGACGATTGCAGGAATCCTACAATTTACTAGTTCTGtaaatgaatattattttagtacTATATTTTGAAAGCTAGCTTTGCTTAAGccatgtttatattattttgaagGGACCCACTTGCGAGGTTGATGTTAACGAATGCTTCGATCTGCCTATCAGTGACTTGGGCTACTGCATGAATGGAGCAGAGTGCATAAATGAGCCCGGCAGCTATCGGTGAGTGGCACATTAATCTTTGGCGGATTGCCAATAACTTTCACCAAtgatgcagctgcaattgccgGAATGGTTTTACCGGCAGCCATTGTCGACTGCGCCAGAACACCTGTCTGTCCAATCAGTCCGCGGAATTGTGTGGCCCGCACGGCACCTGCCTGCCCGCCAGCAGTGCTGCAGGCTATGTTTGTATCTGCGATCAGGGCTGGACATGGGCGGACGTAAATGCGACGGCCGCCAGTGCAAGTCCGTGCACGCGAGACTTTAACGAGTGTGCGCCTGAGATTGATCCTTGCCACAGCGAATGCATCAACTTACCGGGCAGCTTTCACTGTGCGGCCTGTCCGCCAGGCTATACTGGTAATTACGGCGTTAAAATAACTTCTCCATTGTCCCTACTTATGCACGAGGTCTTTGCCAGGTGACGGCAAGCATTGCCAGGACATTGATGAGTGCCGTATTCAGACGCACGGTTGCAGCACGGCACCCACTGTGGCGTGCATTAATACGGAGGGCTCTTACCGCTGCGGCCGCTGTCCGCCGGGTTGGCAGGGCAATGGACGCACCTGCACTGAGGCCAAGTCCAACTCCTGCAATGGCGAACAA
The DNA window shown above is from Drosophila busckii strain San Diego stock center, stock number 13000-0081.31 chromosome 3L, ASM1175060v1, whole genome shotgun sequence and carries:
- the LOC108601147 gene encoding uncharacterized protein LOC108601147; translated protein: MNESNEIDCVLDEQLLSNIKSSENELEEVQDMELKSTAQADDDLHAYSDPLQETADVVSNFPWLFKDEDILLSEEQLSEALLRPAKMRGKRGRPSSNSGSYTSRNGVSWSLERNAQTAANEELLLPTQQACGKGPARNASNAIECWILLFDDEMMRLLLGLVNEHQRQHRSKNRPVDLTELRAWLGLTYLCGVFRNAQYNGPLEELWTLELGNAVFRASMTLVRFEFITQCLSKLPENSCNVQQRLWQKLLINCRSYYGASGWLCVDELPPSQHEEHTHLTLCCDAKTMYMTNALDNSREIPQTKKLMHLICDYKTTGRNITLGKSFASLSICEQLLNCQLSSICTPQAADYPKYRSGTGMLHCGGKRLIQQSDFTLLSCGLSTVANSLQIQQHTKQVCAQFYDLCYRYSTDKALPQSLSSRTSAGQFLDLFYFMLNVASVNAWILLRLSSKGDANMEQRDFQRQLGLFLMQQLLQRRLQRRSTTLAIRLQICEILGLSSQRLLSEASSAARLSQNVGATSLSHVALPHNVALGGRRRCRPCTLTKRESKVRSRCQQCLEHRCVNHLIARCFECTGISQLELPINSMN
- the LOC108601148 gene encoding spliceosome-associated protein CWC27 homolog — translated: MSNIYIQEPPTSGKVLLKTSVGDIDIELWTRECPKACRNFIQLCMEGYYNGTTFHRLVKGFIVQGGDPNGDGTGGESIYGHPFKDEFHSRLRYSRRGLVGMANSGKDDNASQFFFTFAPTPELENKNTLFGKVTGDTVYNMLKLEEGIVDHQERPMYSHRIISAEVLSNPFNDIVPRALTKADTKPKKSKKQKEGVKNFGLLSFGEEAEGDEEETTIFVKKNAGKAKSLHDVADDPKLSKEAIKVPKLERAISEEQLSDDCNEPTPKLTTNPTDIKNKLASATSKKIEKPIKHKVVKSDPEEDDEKDILLTQEQEQNQKNLKEKSKIREEIASLKRQYQTDKMTKDKFLEKEAEKNSKSTDIKGASDNQYIHDFIQSKELYTTKSKSTLKGQNREDFTLSILSKFKSKLGNFKNKSSSETTKEEPSNLDEAELEKEIASDDWLAHNLNFNNDVPVLAKDASTKGDDWYDAYDPRNPLNKRKRGADKSHKSSSSKSSKRNN
- the LOC108599830 gene encoding fas-binding factor 1; this encodes MNFSDDPLADLLSDNSLDNDSFFETPGTKKLPKTNKPKGKLEDLFGIKEETEADVQTPQPSTKPMAASTPRIVKQKPSLSMDDADDDDLGFDPKRPKSGGAARKSLLDDLLGAADTKRNIFDDIVNGNEATKRPSTAKPSMSRQSTDTTTDNSQARPKTSAGAGRRSSANFNADPLGLFGKDKDTNATVSGMSTPVSKKRSTADWLGLGLAAETGPAPAAAELELERPATPHSPQPVKEQPQSATPKAPSERMPDANYVAEPSADTTAQKILMLNTLQMESSHNYSALQQQEAQLVIAAQMKSQERALVDMQRKQDLQDQKFQTLLQQQLQRQQQMEEHIKMQQERINMHLQLMMSQPARGKDECGSTELLIVDTIAPKPQQAEPVKDGLQEHLLELQLDVKRNLLEKQRLEELVANMKVNYEQEIEMIESSYKKQLKVLEQHLAAVEDRLKLENTDMKAHYTDKLEQLKTDYELKISSLKQDHEDDLRLLRSSHESDLDRLRQTKMLEQATMQDHGSYLETLRLASSDLQQLREGMNSTKEREQQLVARERRLEDAERRLLIDEQGADDEKRRLMELVSTLELQLSRLSKDSAEENWQLRQRMSSIEAEKKAFEQEKQYHRANMERDEKRIEELKNLQLADTERLMLEVQQERSRLLVDQQKLEMQRKLHTQGDYDKERLELEAQMQVAREAIQRADEERERCHKQQRELEKRKRALTDKENALHVKEDELAQSLSTYRVGISRSQMAEQKAREAEQLLQAKLQLLGKRANELAEKEAQLSQERMLLAQDRIAMHKYKKKIGQSRCALCKMGAENAEFLQRMTGQVQDASNVVTQHQASSQPVNETDRQPILPGSDIVDRLLDENIEASYRRMYNLTSSNDLDYWPTAGLDDDSKKLALDNGNALEIEDLVLSQFSIK